A single region of the Clostridia bacterium genome encodes:
- a CDS encoding ABC transporter permease: MAVSGLRHLRTGFWLGWQMDANWASPGWFFAYSIVRPLAMSSILVVMYLVVTGGRTHTEMFAAMYLGNAFYMYVGALGMGVSMAVIEEREWFQMLKYIYLGTSDLFWYILGRAGAKFVATSIAAAVVLAAGVLFLHVPLHAGTVDWGALVLALAAGVLLSLGMGLALAGVMLLAARHGGAWAEGLAGALYLFTGTVFPLDVLPDWARAFGLALPFTHWLEALRRAAYGHAFSARFSPTLAAVPDTTLWTVLLASAAATILAGVAVFRACERVARERGLIDQVTEH, encoded by the coding sequence GTGGCAGTGAGCGGCCTGCGTCACCTGCGCACCGGATTCTGGCTGGGCTGGCAGATGGACGCGAACTGGGCCTCGCCGGGCTGGTTCTTCGCGTATAGCATCGTCCGGCCGCTGGCCATGAGCTCGATCCTCGTCGTCATGTACCTCGTGGTCACCGGGGGGCGGACGCACACCGAGATGTTCGCCGCCATGTACCTCGGGAACGCGTTCTACATGTACGTCGGGGCGCTCGGCATGGGCGTGAGCATGGCCGTCATCGAGGAACGCGAGTGGTTCCAGATGCTCAAGTACATCTACCTCGGGACGTCGGACCTGTTCTGGTACATCCTCGGCCGGGCCGGCGCCAAGTTCGTCGCGACGTCCATCGCGGCGGCGGTCGTGCTGGCGGCGGGCGTGCTCTTCCTGCACGTCCCGCTGCACGCTGGGACCGTCGACTGGGGCGCGCTCGTCCTGGCGTTGGCCGCCGGGGTGCTGCTCTCCCTGGGCATGGGGCTGGCCCTCGCCGGCGTGATGCTGCTGGCCGCACGCCACGGCGGCGCCTGGGCCGAGGGGCTGGCCGGGGCGCTCTACCTGTTCACGGGCACCGTGTTTCCGCTCGACGTGCTCCCGGATTGGGCGCGCGCGTTCGGCCTGGCGCTGCCGTTCACCCACTGGCTGGAGGCGCTGCGTCGCGCCGCGTACGGTCACGCCTTCTCGGCGCGCTTCAGCCCCACGCTGGCGGCGGTCCCGGACACGACCCTGTGGACCGTGCTCCTCGCCTCCGCTGCGGCGACGATCCTTGCGGGCGTGGCCGTGTTCCGCGCATGCGAGCGCGTCGCCCGGGAACGCGGGCTCATCGACCAGGTCACGGAGCACTGA
- a CDS encoding ABC transporter ATP-binding protein: MADRHRAGPAIEARALRRVFQERRGGRVVKEHVALEGIDLEVRPGECFGLLGANGAGKTTLIKILCTLLLPTSGEARVLGMDVRREAAAIRRRINMVSGGEHSGYGILTVRESLWLFSQLYGLPNAEAFRRIDRLLAMVDLDGSVRVNKLSTGMRQKMNFARGFLNRPDVLFLDEPTLGLDVQTARRLRGFVREWVEEERKTVLLTTHYMMEADEICDRIAIISGGRILACDTPANLKRSLRQERVVRLELAGGAAAEGTAATAESPGPRPAQGSAGAEGIALDRLRQALGEVPGVRRVTLDARDGRVSARVHVESDAVLVRLVATIAELGLDLHALEKQDPTLEDVFLALTGHRLEDEGGAAGREP; encoded by the coding sequence ATGGCTGATCGACATCGGGCCGGCCCGGCGATCGAAGCGAGGGCGCTGCGGCGCGTCTTCCAGGAGCGGCGCGGCGGCCGCGTCGTGAAGGAGCACGTGGCGCTCGAGGGCATCGACCTCGAAGTGCGCCCGGGTGAGTGCTTCGGCCTGCTCGGCGCGAACGGGGCCGGCAAGACGACGCTCATCAAGATCCTCTGCACGCTGCTTCTGCCGACGAGCGGCGAGGCGCGCGTGCTCGGCATGGACGTGCGGCGCGAGGCGGCCGCCATCCGGCGGCGCATCAACATGGTGTCGGGCGGGGAGCACTCCGGCTACGGCATCCTCACGGTGCGCGAGTCGCTGTGGCTCTTCAGCCAGCTCTACGGCCTGCCGAACGCGGAGGCGTTCCGGCGCATCGACCGGCTCCTCGCGATGGTCGACCTCGACGGGTCGGTGCGCGTGAACAAGCTCTCCACCGGCATGCGCCAGAAGATGAACTTCGCGCGCGGATTCCTCAACCGGCCGGACGTGCTCTTCCTCGACGAGCCGACGCTGGGCCTCGACGTGCAGACCGCGCGCCGGCTGCGCGGCTTCGTCCGGGAGTGGGTCGAGGAGGAGCGGAAGACGGTGCTGCTCACGACCCACTACATGATGGAGGCCGACGAGATCTGCGACCGCATCGCCATCATCAGCGGCGGGCGCATCCTCGCCTGCGACACGCCGGCCAACCTCAAGCGGAGCCTGCGCCAGGAGCGCGTCGTGCGCCTTGAGCTGGCGGGGGGCGCCGCGGCGGAGGGCACGGCCGCGACGGCGGAGTCGCCGGGGCCCCGCCCCGCGCAGGGCAGCGCGGGCGCGGAAGGCATCGCGCTCGACCGCCTGCGGCAGGCGCTGGGCGAGGTGCCCGGCGTGCGGCGCGTGACGCTCGACGCGCGGGACGGTCGCGTGTCGGCGCGCGTCCACGTGGAGTCGGACGCCGTCCTCGTGCGCCTCGTCGCGACGATCGCGGAGCTGGGCCTCGACCTGCACGCCTTGGAGAAGCAGGACCCGACGCTCGAAGACGTCTTCCTGGCCCTCACGGGCCACCGGCTTGAGGACGAAGGGGGGGCGGCCGGCCGTGAGCCCTAG
- a CDS encoding MFS transporter, with amino-acid sequence MTKLRRWFADEAQLPALVWTLVGMSGLTAVARFMVMPFTTIYLSRVTHLSPGAVGTIVGLGAVGTIAFGLIGGHWADRVGRKAGILLGAAIDVVALLGMAVARQPWEFAVCSILLGVAWALQGPAFQALMTDLVPPNLRTRVFGYQYWAINVGAAVGPLLGVMLGAGRSGSMFVLVAAASLVMGLVALKWVPAGRVVRLGADGRAGGGDRGEAPGFREALALLARDGLLRAFAVAAAFSLLCYSQIETNLARHLSLTAPHGDALFARVLSTNAITVILAQPFLGRLAERRGAFAGMVLGESLYAVASLGFLLAGTRPALWVVTMVVFSIGEVLLAPTQQAVVSAIAPEQLRGTYFAAMNLGAALAHGAGPALGGLAYGWRGEAGLFAGMAGAAVVAALICAAVTPRAQHLVRAQADVAARAGDAAG; translated from the coding sequence ATGACGAAGTTGCGACGATGGTTCGCCGATGAGGCTCAGCTGCCCGCCCTGGTGTGGACGCTCGTCGGGATGAGCGGCCTTACGGCGGTCGCGCGCTTCATGGTGATGCCGTTCACCACGATCTACCTCTCTCGGGTGACGCACCTCAGCCCCGGCGCCGTGGGCACGATCGTCGGCCTCGGCGCGGTGGGCACCATTGCGTTCGGATTGATCGGCGGCCACTGGGCGGACCGCGTGGGCCGCAAGGCGGGCATCCTGCTCGGCGCGGCGATCGACGTCGTCGCCCTGCTGGGCATGGCCGTGGCGCGCCAGCCGTGGGAGTTCGCCGTGTGCAGCATCCTCCTCGGCGTGGCGTGGGCGCTGCAGGGGCCGGCCTTCCAGGCGCTGATGACGGACCTCGTGCCGCCGAACCTGCGCACGCGCGTGTTCGGCTATCAATACTGGGCCATCAACGTGGGTGCCGCCGTCGGCCCGCTGCTCGGGGTGATGCTCGGCGCCGGCCGGTCCGGCTCCATGTTCGTCCTTGTGGCGGCGGCGTCGCTCGTCATGGGGCTCGTGGCGCTGAAGTGGGTGCCCGCGGGGCGCGTCGTGCGGCTCGGCGCGGATGGGCGTGCGGGCGGCGGGGACCGGGGCGAGGCGCCCGGCTTCCGCGAGGCGCTCGCGCTTCTGGCGCGCGACGGCCTCCTGCGGGCGTTCGCGGTCGCGGCCGCGTTCAGCCTCTTGTGCTACAGCCAGATCGAGACGAACCTGGCCCGCCACCTGAGCCTGACGGCGCCGCACGGGGACGCGCTCTTCGCCCGCGTGCTGAGCACGAACGCGATCACCGTGATCCTGGCGCAGCCGTTCCTCGGACGACTCGCCGAGCGGCGCGGCGCGTTCGCCGGCATGGTGCTCGGCGAGAGCCTGTACGCGGTGGCCAGCCTCGGGTTTCTCCTGGCCGGGACGCGCCCGGCGCTGTGGGTCGTCACGATGGTCGTGTTCTCGATCGGCGAGGTGCTGCTTGCGCCTACGCAGCAGGCGGTCGTGTCGGCGATCGCGCCGGAACAGCTGCGCGGCACCTACTTCGCCGCGATGAACCTGGGCGCTGCGCTCGCGCACGGCGCCGGTCCGGCGCTCGGAGGCCTCGCCTACGGGTGGCGCGGCGAAGCGGGCCTTTTCGCCGGCATGGCGGGGGCCGCGGTCGTGGCGGCCCTGATCTGCGCGGCCGTCACGCCGCGGGCGCAGCACCTTGTGCGCGCGCAGGCGGACGTCGCGGCGCGCGCGGGCGATGCGGCCGGCTAG
- a CDS encoding ABC transporter permease: MSPSLGALLWHNVRAARARAYVRVVSTLRELSWLAFEVVLPVMAAAAYVFIYRALDAPPRYAGFVLLGSAMTAYWLNVLWSMASQFYWEKQEGQLELFFLAPISRMAILAGMALGGMFMASARAIGTLVLGAWLFHVPLAAEHPFLALGTFLLTLVALYGLGMLLASVFMMYGRDAFNLINLLQDPVYLASGFYFPVKALGRAVAVLASAIPLTLGLDAMRQLLFGGEPLALASPGVEVAALGALAVVYIALAYVALTAMENLAKREGRLTVKWQ; encoded by the coding sequence GTGAGCCCTAGCCTTGGCGCCCTCCTGTGGCACAACGTGCGCGCCGCGCGCGCCCGCGCGTACGTGCGCGTCGTGTCGACGCTGCGGGAGCTGAGCTGGCTGGCGTTCGAGGTGGTGCTGCCCGTCATGGCCGCCGCCGCGTACGTCTTCATCTACCGGGCGCTCGACGCGCCGCCGCGGTACGCCGGCTTCGTCCTCCTGGGCAGCGCGATGACGGCGTACTGGCTGAACGTGCTCTGGAGCATGGCGTCCCAGTTCTATTGGGAGAAGCAGGAAGGCCAGCTGGAGCTGTTCTTCCTCGCGCCGATCTCCCGCATGGCCATCCTGGCCGGCATGGCGCTGGGCGGCATGTTCATGGCCAGCGCGCGGGCGATCGGCACGCTGGTGCTGGGCGCGTGGCTCTTCCACGTGCCGCTCGCGGCCGAGCACCCGTTCCTCGCGCTGGGCACGTTTCTTCTGACGCTTGTCGCGCTGTACGGGCTCGGCATGCTGCTCGCGTCCGTGTTCATGATGTACGGCCGCGACGCGTTCAACCTGATCAACCTGCTGCAGGACCCGGTCTACCTGGCCTCCGGGTTCTACTTTCCGGTGAAGGCGCTCGGCCGCGCCGTGGCCGTCCTGGCCTCGGCCATTCCCCTGACGCTGGGGCTCGACGCCATGCGCCAGCTGCTTTTCGGCGGGGAGCCGCTGGCCCTGGCCTCGCCGGGGGTGGAGGTGGCGGCGCTGGGCGCGCTGGCAGTCGTGTACATCGCGCTGGCCTACGTGGCCCTCACCGCCATGGAGAACCTCGCCAAGCGCGAAGGGAGGCTGACGGTGAAGTGGCAGTGA
- a CDS encoding VOC family protein — MICLRSPSPMPGSPLEKVTPVTTGSPARLPDDARLGRVRLRVRDLDRSLAFYEGLLGLRRVERVDGRAVLSPTGRLPELLVLEADPAAVPKPARSTGLYHFAILFPNRAALAAAFLHLARHRWPFQGFSDHLVSEAIYLADPDGNGIEIYADRPRVEWRRRDGQLVMDTLPLDLDGLVAALGDARDRPYAGMPPDTVLGHVHLHVSDLATAEAFYAGTLGFDVTVRGYPGALFFAAGGYHHHVGTNIWAGRGAPRPPANAVGLLDFSLRIPKAALPAVLERVRRAGHPTREAGGAWCVTGPDGVEVRLDARD, encoded by the coding sequence ATGATATGCCTGCGGAGCCCGTCGCCAATGCCGGGCTCCCCGCTCGAGAAGGTGACGCCAGTGACGACCGGGTCTCCCGCACGCCTGCCGGACGACGCGCGACTGGGCCGCGTGCGCCTGCGCGTGCGCGACCTGGATCGCTCGCTCGCCTTCTACGAGGGGCTTCTGGGGCTGCGCCGCGTCGAACGGGTCGACGGGCGGGCCGTCCTCTCGCCCACCGGCCGCCTTCCCGAGTTGCTGGTTCTGGAGGCCGACCCGGCGGCCGTTCCCAAACCGGCGCGCAGCACCGGCCTCTACCACTTCGCCATCCTGTTTCCGAACCGCGCGGCGCTGGCCGCCGCGTTCCTGCACCTCGCGCGCCATCGCTGGCCGTTCCAGGGGTTCTCGGACCACCTCGTCAGCGAGGCCATTTACCTCGCGGACCCGGACGGCAACGGCATCGAGATCTACGCGGACCGGCCCCGCGTAGAGTGGCGCCGGCGGGATGGGCAGCTGGTGATGGACACCCTTCCGCTGGATCTCGATGGTCTCGTCGCCGCGCTCGGGGACGCGAGGGACCGGCCGTACGCCGGCATGCCGCCGGACACCGTCCTCGGCCACGTGCACCTGCACGTCAGCGACCTCGCGACCGCGGAGGCGTTCTATGCCGGGACGCTCGGCTTCGACGTGACGGTGCGCGGCTATCCCGGCGCGCTCTTCTTCGCGGCCGGAGGCTACCACCATCACGTGGGGACGAACATCTGGGCCGGGCGCGGCGCGCCCCGCCCGCCCGCAAACGCGGTCGGCCTGCTGGACTTCTCGCTCCGCATTCCGAAGGCGGCGTTACCGGCGGTCCTGGAGCGAGTGCGGCGCGCCGGCCATCCAACGCGTGAAGCCGGTGGCGCATGGTGCGTCACCGGCCCCGACGGCGTGGAGGTCCGCCTGGACGCGCGCGACTGA
- a CDS encoding DUF1540 domain-containing protein: MLNGVRCTVSDCNYWRDGNYCDAKEILITHDWVGKEYPNSVDAAQVQQIVAQAGGTPAHQCYDTCCKTFEPRKRS, from the coding sequence GTGCTGAACGGCGTACGGTGCACGGTGAGCGACTGCAACTACTGGCGGGACGGCAACTACTGCGACGCCAAGGAGATCCTCATCACGCACGACTGGGTCGGCAAGGAGTACCCGAACTCCGTGGACGCGGCTCAGGTGCAGCAGATCGTCGCCCAGGCGGGCGGCACGCCCGCCCACCAGTGCTACGACACGTGCTGCAAGACGTTCGAGCCGAGGAAACGCTCGTAG